The genome window CACGCCAGAACCTTTAATTTTCTAGTTTATATGAGTTATAAAAACAGAAGCAAAGGACAGAGTTGCAGCATCGGCCAATCGATATATAGCAGCATTGAACGGTACATTATTTGATACTTAACTGTTTTTTCGAAAATTGTACAATTGATTGAAAAATCTGATTTTGAAATCTTCATAGTAAATGATATGGTACTAACATAAACAAGAAAAAGTAAAGGAGAATGATGATGGAAATAAAAGATTAATAATAGAAATTGTTTTCACATAAATATTAGTATCTTTTGCTTTTACTCACCCTGTTGAAGTAACATACGAACTGATTTAACAAGAAATTGATAAATTAGCACAAAAACTTGAATTCATGTTTGAAGAAGCTGCCTCTAAATGAGGAGAGAAATTTTAAATGAAAGATGATGACACAGAGTAATAGGCAATTGATTGTCTTATTTGGGAGTACTGGTGATCTGGCAACAAGGAAGTTTATTCCAACTATTTATTTTAAAAAGTTTTATTAACTCTATGGTGTTTATAATAAAATCTTGATAAAAATGGGGGATTAAATATGAGTGAATTTATTGAAAATGAAGCAGGAAAAAAATTAGATATAGGTGGCATTGAATTATACTATGAATTGTTAGGGGAGCATCACGAAGGTCCAACTTTAGTTTTCGATTCTGGGTATGGAGCTACTTTAGAAAACTGGAATTCGATTAAAGATGAGGTGTCAAAGTTCTCAAGAATGTTCATTTATGATAGAGCAGGAATCGGGAAAAGTGAATTGGATGACAGACCTCGACATAGTAGACAAAATGTCGATAACTTACGTATATTACTTAATAAAGCAGGTGTAAAGCCTCCGTATGTATTAGTTGGTCACTCATTAGGGGGAATAAATGTAAGATTATTTGCAAGTACGTATCCAGAGGAAGTCGCAGGAATAGTTCTCTTAGATTCATCTCATGAGGATCAAAATAAAATATTGCCTCCCTTATTTACAAAAGAAGTTCAGGAAGCGTATTATAATCAATTTACTATAGAAGGATCTCTTGATGAGATTGAAGAAAGTTTTGAGCAAGTTCGTACTTCTAAATCTTTTGGAAATACCCCATTGATTGTCGTGACAGGAGGTTTGCAGCCTTTTCATACAAAGGAATCAATGGCTGCTTGGATGAGACTTCAGGAAGAGCTTGCAAACTTGTCAACTAATAATCAACATATTATCGTTGAAGATGCTGGACATGTGATACATTTTGATAAACCAGACGTTGTTATTGGTATATTAAGAGATATTTTAAGTATTGTAGTAAAGAATGAAAATAGATAATGCTTTTCATTGTGCCCCCCTGCATCTGGAATGGCGATTTTACAGGTTAATAATAGCAAATAGTGGGTAGGAAGTTATAGAATCTGAAAGTAATGTTATTGATAAAAAAGATACTTTTAACATAAAAATAACATTTTCTACTGATGAGATTGGCATTTTTAAAAACCCTAATTAAAAATGGTTTCACAATGATAATTCATAGAAATGTCGTGTAGTAAGGTACATTACGATTTTGCAATAGCGTAGGAAATAAAAATAAGACCAAGATATTCAATCTTGGTCTATGTTCGTTCTTCCAATGTTTTGAGATAAATGTTTTAAAAATTGACTTGGAAATTATTTCTGAATATTAGTGAGCAACTTGTCCGCCATCAGCTACATAAACGTAGCCGTTACAGAAGCTTGCTGCGTCTGAAGAAAGGAATACAACGACTTCCGCAATTTCTTCTGGTTTAGCAGCTCGACCCATTGGAACGTTAGACACAACTTCATTCCAAACTTCAGGATTATCTTTCCACATTTGAGTCATTGGTGTTTCTGTTAAGCCTGGTGCCACAGCATTTACTCGAATACCGTCTTGAGCGTGGTCAATGGCAGCTGCTTTTGTTAAACCAGTTACGGCGTGTTTCGCTGTTACGTATGGTGCCATATTTGGATCAGCAATGACACCAGCTACTGAAGCTGTGTTGACAATTGTACCGCCACCATTAGCAATCATGTATTCCAGTTCATGTTTCACTGCAAAGAATACGCCTTTAACGTCAACGGCCATTACTTTATCAAATGTGTCTTCTTCAATATCTACGAATTTTGTTGGTTTATTTAAAACGCCTGCATTGTTGAATGCATGATGTAATCCACCAAATTTTTCTACAGTTTGTTTGACAAGTAATTTCAATTGCTCTGGGCTTGTTACATCTGTTTGAAAGAATACGGCTTCTCCGCCTTGTTGTTGAATGAGCGCTACAGTTTCTTGTGCACGGTCATCCACATCACCAATAGCAACTTTCGCACCACGACGTGCAAACGCTAGTGCTGTAGCACGACCTATACCTGTTGCTGCTCCAGTGATTAAGACAACTCGACCTTCAAAATCTTTACCATTCATATTATTGCCTCCCCATATTTGTCAGTCTTCTTTACATGTGTAGTATAGCTTTCTTAAAAAAACGAATTCAATATTTTTGAATGCATTAACTTATTCCTTTATAGTAATAAGCATAAGAAGGTGAGTAATAATGCAAATAACACAATTAGAATATTTCATAGTAGTAGCGCGCTTGGAACATATGTCGCAGGCCGCATTGGAATTAGAGGTTTCGCAATCTTCATTAAGTAAAACGATAGCCCGTTTAGAGGATGATATAGGAGTACCACTCTTTGATCGAAA of Lysinibacillus agricola contains these proteins:
- a CDS encoding alpha/beta fold hydrolase — translated: MSEFIENEAGKKLDIGGIELYYELLGEHHEGPTLVFDSGYGATLENWNSIKDEVSKFSRMFIYDRAGIGKSELDDRPRHSRQNVDNLRILLNKAGVKPPYVLVGHSLGGINVRLFASTYPEEVAGIVLLDSSHEDQNKILPPLFTKEVQEAYYNQFTIEGSLDEIEESFEQVRTSKSFGNTPLIVVTGGLQPFHTKESMAAWMRLQEELANLSTNNQHIIVEDAGHVIHFDKPDVVIGILRDILSIVVKNENR
- a CDS encoding SDR family NAD(P)-dependent oxidoreductase; the encoded protein is MNGKDFEGRVVLITGAATGIGRATALAFARRGAKVAIGDVDDRAQETVALIQQQGGEAVFFQTDVTSPEQLKLLVKQTVEKFGGLHHAFNNAGVLNKPTKFVDIEEDTFDKVMAVDVKGVFFAVKHELEYMIANGGGTIVNTASVAGVIADPNMAPYVTAKHAVTGLTKAAAIDHAQDGIRVNAVAPGLTETPMTQMWKDNPEVWNEVVSNVPMGRAAKPEEIAEVVVFLSSDAASFCNGYVYVADGGQVAH